A window of Cucurbita pepo subsp. pepo cultivar mu-cu-16 chromosome LG06, ASM280686v2, whole genome shotgun sequence contains these coding sequences:
- the LOC111796999 gene encoding U-box domain-containing protein 30-like: MPMYQPELGVGGGGQVLDVETAVKDGILGGGGFICEGGMAEKLDLKEMVEELENIEVPSVFICPISLEPMRDPVTLCTGQTYERSNIMKWFSLGHITCPTTMQELWDDSITPNNTLHQLIHSWFSQKYLAMKKRSEDVQGRALELLDTLKKVKGQARVRALKELRHVVALNSSTKNTVEDNGGLALISSLLGPFTSHAVGSEAIGILVNLDLDAETRRNLVQPAKISLMVDMLNEGSTDTKINCTRLIQTLLDGDDCGADTVSGLSLVVGLLRLIKEKQHPNGVLAGLRLLKALCSKEQVKNSVVSIGTIPQLIEILPNFSPESLELALHVLDSVSSLSDGRVALKDCPKTIPNLVKLLMRVSESCTQLALSILWAVCKLAPEECASQAVEAGLAAKLLLVIQSGCNPVLKQRSAELLKLCSLNYTATLFISKCKLTRTIQ; the protein is encoded by the coding sequence ATGCCGATGTACCAGCCGGAGCTGGGTGTGGGTGGTGGAGGGCAAGTTCTTGATGTGGAAACCGCCGTGAAAGATGGTATTCTCGGCGGCGGTGGGTTCATCTGCGAGGGTGGAATGGCGGAGAAATTGGATCTGAAGGAGATGGTGGAGGAGCTTGAGAACATAGAGGTTCCTTCGGTTTTTATCTGCCCAATTTCATTGGAGCCAATGCGAGATCCTGTAACGCTTTGTACAGGACAGACCTATGAACGTTCCAACATCATGAAATGGTTTTCTCTTGGCCATATCACATGCCCCACCACAATGCAAGAGCTTTGGGATGATTCAATTACTCCCAATAACACTCTTCACCAACTCATTCACAgctggttttcccaaaagtaTTTGGCCATGAAGAAGAGGTCAGAGGATGTGCAGGGGAGGGCTCTCGAGCTCTTAGACACGTTGAAAAAGGTCAAGGGCCAAGCCAGAGTCCGAGCCTTGAAGGAGCTTCGACATGTCGTGGCTTTGAATTCTTCGACCAAGAACACCGTGGAAGACAATGGCGGTCTTGCTTTGATTTCTTCTCTGTTGGGTCCTTTCACATCCCACGCGGTTGGCTCCGAAGCCATTGGGATTTTAGTGAACTTGGATCTCGATGCCGAGACAAGGAGAAACCTCGTCCAACCCGCCAAGATTTCGTTAATGGTGGACATGTTGAACGAGGGATCCACAGACACCAAAATCAACTGCACCAGATTGATTCAAACGCTTCTCGATGGGGACGATTGTGGAGCGGACACTGTCTCAGGTCTAAGCCTGGTGGTTGGATTGTTAAgattaatcaaagaaaaacaacaccCAAATGGCGTTCTTGCTGGATTAAGATTGCTAAAAGCTCTGTGCTCCAAAGAACAAGTCAAGAACTCAGTAGTGAGCATTGGGACAATCCCACAGTTGATTGAAATTCTCCCAAATTTCAGCCCCGAATCTTTGGAGCTAGCCCTTCACGTATTGGATTCAGTTTCATCCCTCTCCGACGGCAGGGTGGCCTTGAAAGACTGCCCCAAAACCATTCCAAATTTGGTGAAGTTGTTAATGAGAGTGTCGGAGAGCTGCACTCAGCTGGCTTTATCAATCTTATGGGCGGTCTGTAAACTCGCCCCTGAAGAATGTGCATCGCAAGCTGTGGAAGCAGGCTTAGCCGCCAAACTTCTTCTAGTGATTCAGAGCGGTTGCAATCCCGTTCTGAAACAACGCTCCGCCGAGCTTCTGAAGCTCTGCAGCTTGAATTACACAGCAACCCTCTTCATATCCAAGTGTAAGCTTACAAGAACAATACaataa
- the LOC111797002 gene encoding uncharacterized protein LOC111797002 gives MSWLARSIANTLRLEDEDDEHNGVVSPIHSDPPSPSPSSTPRNQMESQSELDDEALSRRVRGDLTEFKQTLTRQFWGVASFLTLPPPSHPRLDGDLAASSDWKPFEAFNQPDPSISKDEVDPSDPIEVLKMRSNHEAYAKSGDSQGECYEVDWGDVVGITDEVLTFATNIAMHPETWIDFPIDEEECNDDFEMSDAQKEHAFTIERLAPRLAALRIELCPCHMSESYFWKVYFVLLHSRLNKQDAEVLSTPQVAEARSMWMQELQKQTKPESYWCGRDTFELKDSCDMLQEDGSPMAFHDNHSGLRQPWTLMSEPRHYETEKYQIESSETQFIDKSVIVEKPISKNEDRNSTIGPSSKFLVQNYEDESDNDWLEEDSELGGCNKTILPLENEEEISFSDLEDDDMVLPAKFKTASK, from the exons ATGTCGTGGTTGGCTCGCTCCATTGCCAACACCCTTCGGCTTGAAGACGAAGATGACGAACACAACGGTGTCGTTTCGCCCATTCACTCTGATCCTCCATCTCCTTCTCCGTCTTCCACTCCACGCAACCAGATGGAGTCCCAATCCGAACTCGACGACGAAGCATTATCTCGCCGCGTCAGAGGGGACTTGACTGAATTCAAACAAACCCTAACCCGCCAATTTTGGGGCGTCGCCTCTTTCCTGACTCTTCCGCCGCCTTCTCATCCCCGGTTGGATGGGGATCTCGCTGCCTCTTCCGATTGGAAGCCGTTCGAGGCGTTTAATCAGCCTGATCCGTCGATCTCCAAGGACGAAGTGGATCCGTCCGATCCGATTGAGGTCTTGAAGATGCGTTCGAACCATGAAGCGTATGCGAAATCCGGGGATTCACAGGGGGAATGCTACGAGGTGGATTGGGGAGATGTTGTTGGGATCACTGATGAAGTGCTGACGTTTGCCACCAACATTGCAATGCACCCTGAGACTTGGATTGATTTCCCAATTGACGAGGAGGAGTGCAACGATG attttgaaatgtCTGATGCCCAAAAAGAGCATGCTTTTACTATTGAACGTCTTGCTCCTAGACTAGCTGCTCTCAGAATTGAGCTCTGTCCTTGCCATATGAGTGAGAGCTACTTTTGGAAGGTCTATTTTGTGCTCCTGCATTCAAGACTCAATAAGCAGGATGCAGAGGTTTTATCTACTCCACAG GTAGCAGAAGCAAGATCAATGTGGATGCAGGAATTACAAAAGCAGACCAAGCCAGAGTCCTACTGGTGTGGAAGAGACACTTTTGAGTTAAAAGACAGCTGCGATATGCTGCAGGAAGACGGTAGTCCCATGGCATTCCATGATAATCATTCTGGATTGAGGCAGCCTTGGACATTGATGTCTGAGCCAAGACATTATGAGACTGAGAAATATCAAATAGAGAGTTCTGAGACGCAATTCATCGATAAGTCTGTTATTGTTGAAAAACCTATAAGTAAGAACGAGGATAGAAACTCCACGATTGGGCCTTCTTCAAAATTCCTTGTTCAGAACTACGAGGATGAGTCAGACAACGACTGGCTAGAGGAAGACTCTGAGTTGGGTGGTTGTAATAAGACCATCCTCCCTCTTGAGAACGAAGAAGAAATTTCTTTCAGTGATCTCGAGGATGATGATATGGTTCTGCCAGCTAAATTCAAGACTGCTTCCAAATAA